In Subdoligranulum variabile, the genomic stretch GCAGTCCTCAGGAGAAAAGAAGAAGGTCGCTGCAGACTTGCACCTCCACAGCGACCAGGGTGCTCAGTACGCCTCACAAGCATATTTTGAGCTGACTCAACAATACGGCATCACACCTTCGATGTCAAGACGTGAGACCCCATATGACAATGCAATGGCGGAAAATTTCTTCTCTATCCTCAAAACAGAATGCATCTACCGCCACAAACCGGCGACTCTTTCTGAAGCCAAAGAGATGATTGACCGATACATCTATTTTTACAACCACGAGCGCATCCAAAGCAAAACAGGAGTGGCGCCGCTGACGTTGCGCCACTCCTGCTAAAACTGAATATTCCTGCACCGGGAGCTTTTTTTGTGCTGTCTGCACAATCTGGGGCGGTTCATCTTCTGCCTGGGGCTTTCCTTATGTTCATTTACATCGTCGTCACGGCCTGAAAGACTACCTTTGCCGTGCCGGTGCCAAGCGCTTGTTGCAACCCTCCCGGGGTAGCAACTCGGCCAATCCGTGTATATCGATAAGAAGTAGAAAAATTCTCATAAAACAAAACAACGCAGTCTGTCCCATAGAGCATGAGATCGCCGGCTCGAATAGAGGAAACCGCCTGAGCCTTGGCAGGGAGCTCTTCCTGCAGATAGATGTACTTTTCGTTACCATTCAATTCCTGCATTGTGACTTGCAAGGGAAGAAGTTCCGCAAATGCTTGTGCGGTATCATTTTCATACAGATCCACTGTATAAACGGATTCGCCTACTCGGATTTCAATCTGCTGCACTTTTACTGTATCCCCTTCCCGCTGCATCTGTTCATAGGCAGCTGTTTCACCTTTGCGTTGCAAAACGGCCTGTGAAGCTACTGCTTCGCTCCTCTGAAATAGCCAACCAATCAGCAGAACTGCAGCTATACCCAACGAAACCAAACACTCAAATAAGGGTCTTGCCTGTTTCATAAGCCTGCTTCATAGCCGGATGTTGGGAAACCTCCCCGGGCTCGGTAACACCTCCGGCAAAAATCGTCCCGGCGAGGGAAGCTTTTTCAAAACAATCGACCCAACCTTGCAGACCACGCGCGCTTCCTTCTACGGTAGACGGATCGTCTTCCGCCGCGCTGGCCAGCAGATATACTGTGCGGAATGCGTACTCGCGGGAATACAGCGGATTGCAGCGATCAAGCAAGGTTTTCAGCTGTCCGGAAAGCCCGTAATAATAGACCGACGAAGCAAAAGCCACTACATCAGCCTGGCAGATTTTATCGGCGATGGCAACGGCATCATCGTTCACTACGCATTTGCAGGTCTTCTGGCAAGCCAGACATCCACGGCAAAAGGCAATGGTCTTTTCTTTGAGACTGATCACTTCTACAGAATGCCCTGCATCGCGGGCACCGCGGGCAAAAACTTCTGCCAGTGCATCGGAATTGCTGCCGGCGCGCAAGCTGCTGGTTATGACCACCACATTCTTAGGCATGTTTGGTTGCCCCCTTTTCGTCTGCATTTCGAGCATTTTTCTGTGTGCCGATGAGAATCTTTCCCTGTGAATGCGGATCGTCCCGAATAATCTCCCCTACAGCAGGCAGAAAAATGTGCCCTGCCAGCGGATTCTTGACGCTCAGCACCGGTGTGGTGATTTCAGCCTCCACTTCGGATTTTTCGAAGCAGAGATCCGTATCCACCATCTCGCAATCAATCAAAGTTAGGTTTTTGCAGTAACAGAACGGTTGGGTGCCAATGATCTTGCAGTGTTCCAGTGTCAATCCATCGGAATACCACCCAAGATATTCCCCTTTAATAATGCTGTTCCGCACTGTCACATTCTTCCCGTGCCAGAAGGCGTCCTTTGTTTCGAAGCGACAATCACTGAATACCGCATTCTCAATATATTGGAAAGAATATTTTCCCTGGAAATTTACCCGTTCTAATTCAATGTTGCGGGCTCTCAGCAGAAAATACTCACTTTGCGCAGTGCAATCCTGCATATGGATTCCATCGGCAGACCATCCGAACTCCGGCGAATCAATATCGCACCGGAACAGCGACACATCCATGCATTCCCGCACAGCTTTGATACCATGCAGTTTTGTATTCTTGATTTGAACATGGCTGGAATACCACAAAGCAGCGCGGCAGAGCGGTGTCAGTTCGCTGTCCTGGATGCATAGCTGTTCATCATGCCAGAATGGATAGCGCAGGTTCATAAAGCAATGCTCCACCTGTACATTCCGACTTTCCTTGAGTGCACTCTCTCCGTCCGCGGGGCCATCAAAGCGACAGTTCCGCACAAGAATGCCGTCGCTTCCGTAAAGCGCCCGCTCCTCATCAAAGGTTCGATTTTCCAAAAGGACCATTCTAACGCTTCCCCTCTCCATTCCTTACGCAAAAACCTTACGGAAGAATTCTGTAATCTCATCAAAGGGAATCACATCCATCCGATCATATAGATCGGTATGTACCGCCCCGGGAATCAGTAACAATTGTTTGTTGTCCTTGTAAGGATTGTGCCGCATCATATTGGCAAAGGCATCCTTGGTAAAATAGCAGGAATGTGCTTTTTCACCGTGAATCATCAAAACTGCACTGCGGATCTCATTGCTGTAGCGCAGAATAGGCTGGTTCATAAACGACATACACCCGATGACATTCCAGCCACCGTTGGAGTTCAGGGAACGTGCATGGTACCCACGGGGCGTTTTATAGTAATCGTAATAATCCTTTACGAAAAATGGCGCATTTTCCGGAAGCGGATCCACAACACCGCCCCCCAGTGCGTACGTTCCATTCCGATAATCCTCGGTACGTTGTCTATTCAGGGCCTGCCGCTTGGCATAACGGGCCTCTGCAGAATCCTCGCTGTCAAAATACCCATTGGCATTGACGCGGGCCATGTCGTACATGGTGGAGGTCACGGTAGCCTTCACACGGGTATCTAGAGCCGCCGTATTCAAGGCCATACCGCCCCATCCACAGATGCCGATAATCCCAATTCTGTCGGGGTCTGCCTGATCCAGCGTCGAAAGATAGTCTACTGCCGCCTGGAAATCCTCGGTATTGATATCCGGAGACGCCATATAGCGCGGTTCACCGCCGCTTTCTCCCGTAAAGGAGGGATCAAATGCCAGCGTCACAAAGCCGCGAGCTGCCATCGTCTGGGCATACAATCCTGAGGATTGTTCTTTGACGGCGCCAAAGGGACCGCAAACAGCAATGGCAGGCAGCCGGGCCTCTGCTGCCTGCTTGGGGGTGTAAAGATCTCCCACCAGCTCAATTCCATATCGATTATGAAAAACCACCTTGCGGTGATTTACCCGTTCATTTTCAGGAAATGTTTTATCCCATTCCTGGGTCACAATCGTTGCTTTTTGCATGATTCACGCCTCCGTTGTTCTTCGTCTTCCTGCTGCATAGTGTAAACCAGATGATCCAGACAATCGATTTTATACTGAATCCGGTGCAGTTTTTGCAGCAGCATTGATTTTTGGCAGGAGAGCAGCCGATATTGTTCCCGCCGGCATTGCCGTTGTTCCAGATCCAGATATTGCGTCACCACAGGCAATCCACATCCGGCATCTTTTAAATTTCGTCGGATGCGAAACGCATGTTCCTCGCTGATTTCTTTCATACGGCTCCCCCCTCTCTTTCTGGTTTTATTGTAGTTCTCTTTTTGATAAAGAGCAAATACTTGTTTTTTCTTTCATGATATGCTTGCAGAGCATTTCATGAAAGAGTATACTATAATCAGGAAAGGAGGACGCCTGTACGATGGAAATCAGAGTTTTGCGCTATTTTTTGGCTGTGGCACGGGAAGAAAGTATTACCGCTGCCGCCAACTTCCTTCACCTGACACAGCCGACATTATCCAGGCAAATTCACGATTTGGAAGAGGAACTGGGGCAACAACTCCTAATCCGCAAAAGTCATCGCGTGGCACTGACTCCGGAAGGAATGCTGCTTCGCAAGCGCGCTGAAGAGATTCTCTCTATGGTTGACAAGACCGAATCGGAGTTCCGCTCTCTCGAAACTACCATCAGTGGTGACGTTTATATCGGCAGCGGCGAGACGCAAGCCGTTCGTCAGATTGCAAGAATCATCCGGCAGCTGCAGCAGGACTATCCAGACATTCATTACCATATGCACAGCGGCAACGCACAAGATATCACCGATCGCCTGGATAACGGATTACTGGATTTTGGCGTCCTGATTCAGCCTGCGGATATCACCAAGTACGATTCTCTTGTGCTGCCCGACAAGGATGTATGGGGTGTCATCATGCGCAAGGACAGCCCATTGGCCGCCAAACAATCCGTATGTAAAGAAGATTTGCGTTTTCTGCCGCTGCTTTGTTCACGCCAAGCGATCTTATCGCAACGGCACGGCAACGCCTTTGCATCCTGGTTCGGCTCCGAATTCGAAAAACTCAACATTGTCTGTACGTATAATCTGATTTACAACGCCGCTATTATGGTGGAAGAGGGTATCGGGTACGCGGTAACGCTGGATCATCTGGCAAACACATCTGCCAACAGCGCGTTGTGTTTTCGTCCACTGGTTCCCCGCCTGGAATCCGGGCTCAACATTGTTTGGAAGAAGTATCAGATTTTCTCTCCTGCAGCAGAGATCTTTCTGCAGAGATTGCAGCAGGCATTTGAAGCTTGACTCTCTTAAGGAACGGGCGCCTTGCATTCAGCCAGCAGATTCTGCGATCCAATCCTTTTCAAACGACAAAAGAGACATCCCTGTCAAAGGGATGCCTCTTTTGTTTTCGGTGTTTATCCATTGTTTTTCAGAAAAACATAGGTTTCATTATCAGAGTGGTCCGGCGAAAAAACGAATTGCATCCTGTCAAACTCTTTCAACTCCTCAGGGCTTTTCACATGACGTTCGGCCATAAAGCGCACCATCTCCCCTCGTGCCATCTTGCACATAGTTGCTTTTTCCAGGATCTTCCCTGCTCGAATTTCTCCGAATATGCAGGTCACAAAACGAATGTCGTTTGAGCGATAGCGGGAAATGCACATGCTGTATTCTTTGGACGCTAAATTTACAATACAGTCCGTCTGGGCAAAAAGAGCTTTTGCAAGACAATCACCCCAGAATGCATAGATATCTTTGGCCCCTGCCACTGGCAGTTTGGCCTGCATTTCCAGACGATACGGCGTCACGCCATCAAAGGGGCGGAGCATCCCGTAAAACCCGGAAAGGATTCGCAAATGTTCCT encodes the following:
- a CDS encoding IS3 family transposase gives rise to the protein MHLHSDQGAQYASQAYFELTQQYGITPSMSRRETPYDNAMAENFFSILKTECIYRHKPATLSEAKEMIDRYIYFYNHERIQSKTGVAPLTLRHSC
- a CDS encoding cyclophilin-like fold protein; amino-acid sequence: MKQARPLFECLVSLGIAAVLLIGWLFQRSEAVASQAVLQRKGETAAYEQMQREGDTVKVQQIEIRVGESVYTVDLYENDTAQAFAELLPLQVTMQELNGNEKYIYLQEELPAKAQAVSSIRAGDLMLYGTDCVVLFYENFSTSYRYTRIGRVATPGGLQQALGTGTAKVVFQAVTTM
- a CDS encoding flavodoxin family protein — translated: MPKNVVVITSSLRAGSNSDALAEVFARGARDAGHSVEVISLKEKTIAFCRGCLACQKTCKCVVNDDAVAIADKICQADVVAFASSVYYYGLSGQLKTLLDRCNPLYSREYAFRTVYLLASAAEDDPSTVEGSARGLQGWVDCFEKASLAGTIFAGGVTEPGEVSQHPAMKQAYETGKTLI
- a CDS encoding DUF3737 family protein, giving the protein MVLLENRTFDEERALYGSDGILVRNCRFDGPADGESALKESRNVQVEHCFMNLRYPFWHDEQLCIQDSELTPLCRAALWYSSHVQIKNTKLHGIKAVRECMDVSLFRCDIDSPEFGWSADGIHMQDCTAQSEYFLLRARNIELERVNFQGKYSFQYIENAVFSDCRFETKDAFWHGKNVTVRNSIIKGEYLGWYSDGLTLEHCKIIGTQPFCYCKNLTLIDCEMVDTDLCFEKSEVEAEITTPVLSVKNPLAGHIFLPAVGEIIRDDPHSQGKILIGTQKNARNADEKGATKHA
- a CDS encoding alpha/beta hydrolase; the protein is MQKATIVTQEWDKTFPENERVNHRKVVFHNRYGIELVGDLYTPKQAAEARLPAIAVCGPFGAVKEQSSGLYAQTMAARGFVTLAFDPSFTGESGGEPRYMASPDINTEDFQAAVDYLSTLDQADPDRIGIIGICGWGGMALNTAALDTRVKATVTSTMYDMARVNANGYFDSEDSAEARYAKRQALNRQRTEDYRNGTYALGGGVVDPLPENAPFFVKDYYDYYKTPRGYHARSLNSNGGWNVIGCMSFMNQPILRYSNEIRSAVLMIHGEKAHSCYFTKDAFANMMRHNPYKDNKQLLLIPGAVHTDLYDRMDVIPFDEITEFFRKVFA
- a CDS encoding LysR family transcriptional regulator produces the protein MEIRVLRYFLAVAREESITAAANFLHLTQPTLSRQIHDLEEELGQQLLIRKSHRVALTPEGMLLRKRAEEILSMVDKTESEFRSLETTISGDVYIGSGETQAVRQIARIIRQLQQDYPDIHYHMHSGNAQDITDRLDNGLLDFGVLIQPADITKYDSLVLPDKDVWGVIMRKDSPLAAKQSVCKEDLRFLPLLCSRQAILSQRHGNAFASWFGSEFEKLNIVCTYNLIYNAAIMVEEGIGYAVTLDHLANTSANSALCFRPLVPRLESGLNIVWKKYQIFSPAAEIFLQRLQQAFEA
- the yaaA gene encoding peroxide stress protein YaaA, with amino-acid sequence MRIILSPAKKMHVDLDSLPWQNLPDFLDKTQMLRQTMRAMSYEEIRKVWKCNDTLARLNVERLQKMDLRKNLTPAILSYEGIQYQYMAPGVFNEEELAYVQEHLRILSGFYGMLRPFDGVTPYRLEMQAKLPVAGAKDIYAFWGDCLAKALFAQTDCIVNLASKEYSMCISRYRSNDIRFVTCIFGEIRAGKILEKATMCKMARGEMVRFMAERHVKSPEELKEFDRMQFVFSPDHSDNETYVFLKNNG